ATATTCCGTTGGCTTCAGGCCGGTTGCCTTTGCAAAACGCCGCAGGAATGTGCGGCTACCGAGGTTGGCAACACTTGATAGTTCTTCAAGACTATGTGGGTCGGCAACGTGTGCGTGAATGTGATGCTGGACGGATAGGATTGAATCGTCGCCGTGGTCAAACCTTGGAATGAATTGGCTGAAAGGTCGCTGTAGTTGGCGCGGGGGATCAATTAGCAGAAAGCGGGCAGTTGCGAGCATCGTGCTGGGTCCCATGAGACGGTCCACCAGTGTTAATCCAAGATCGGTCCATGCGAGAATTCCACCAGCAGTAATGATGTCGCCATCGTCTAAAACCATATGTTGATCTGCAACGCTCACCTCTGGGTACTTTGAGGCGAGTTCTTGAGCGAAGGCCCAATGGGTCGTCACTTGCCGGCCATCGATCAGCCCACTCTCTGCCAAAACGAATGCACCTGCACATACCGAACAGATCCGGCTGCCCCGCCCGTGCTGGTGAGTGAGCCATTTGGCCGCCTCTGGAACAGATTG
This window of the Roseibium alexandrii DFL-11 genome carries:
- a CDS encoding GlxA family transcriptional regulator, producing the protein MTNRLSNCIAEIALLNYPECQLAAVHGLTDLFRIASEWSDAGSDRWIRVTHWAPHAGNNSPEITCTFDTHPGANHRADYVIVPPSIAMPEKMQSVPEAAKWLTHQHGRGSRICSVCAGAFVLAESGLIDGRQVTTHWAFAQELASKYPEVSVADQHMVLDDGDIITAGGILAWTDLGLTLVDRLMGPSTMLATARFLLIDPPRQLQRPFSQFIPRFDHGDDSILSVQHHIHAHVADPHSLEELSSVANLGSRTFLRRFAKATGLKPTEYVQNVRISKAREHLELTVKTVDQITWDVGYSDPAAFRKVFHRLTGLTPNSYRQRFGLVFVHKHQEKEVKPISS